In the genome of Harmonia axyridis chromosome 4, icHarAxyr1.1, whole genome shotgun sequence, the window GACAATATAATCATGTGGAAGAGATATGTCGATGATATATTTTGCGTTTGGACGGGGACAGACAAAGATCTCGACGAATTCTTTAAGATGATAaactcaaaatttaaaataaaattcactCTAGAACACCCTACATCTAACACAATAAATTTCTTAGATCTTAAAGTaacattaaataataataatgatttttctttcgatatttacAGAAAACCGACACAAACCAATACCATTATACCTTATCATTCATATCATTCCCCCTCGATAAAAAGAGCCGCCTTCAACTTTTTAATTCACAGACTCCTCAACATACCTCTGTCAGCCGAGGACTAccagaaagaaataaatatgatatatcAAATAGGCAACGACAACCAGTATACAAGAGAATACATTGACCAAATTCTCACTTCTATAAAGAGAAAAcaacttttgaagaaaatttaccCCCACATTGCAATTAGGAAACACTTCATAAGTATACCATATTACGAAGACTTACACCAGCATACCCAACAGATTATGAATAAATACGATTACACCATAATGAATAGCCGACATAGAACCCTAGAAAATTTATTactgaat includes:
- the LOC123678465 gene encoding uncharacterized protein LOC123678465, which encodes MKLPYKDNIIMWKRYVDDIFCVWTGTDKDLDEFFKMINSKFKIKFTLEHPTSNTINFLDLKVTLNNNNDFSFDIYRKPTQTNTIIPYHSYHSPSIKRAAFNFLIHRLLNIPLSAEDYQKEINMIYQIGNDNQYTREYIDQILTSIKRKQLLKKIYPHIAIRKHFISIPYYEDLHQHTQQIMNKYDYTIMNSRHRTLENLLLNNKNKKKPEEQSGVYNINCSDCPAFYIGMTTRNMKKRFNEHQKNQPRSALGNHLNESNHNTKFENLKILHKESNYYKLTLLEQHEILKNKDSQHLLNEMSDFTIRDNSIFKLINSRQ